The following are encoded in a window of Fischerella sp. PCC 9605 genomic DNA:
- a CDS encoding phytochelatin synthase family protein, translated as MKPYVIKTLKISIKALILGAYITGSSVLAQTLTLSPKLIGFTTPEGEKLLVESRSRQDFFPLSTQFVTQNNQAYCGVASIVMVLNGLGIPAPEAPEYKPYHVFTQENFFSNPATRKVITPEVVSRMGMTLDQMGQLLASYGVKVQVYHAANTNLENFRKQVAENLKQPGNFVLVNYLRKEIGQEKGGHISPLAAYNEQTDRFLILDVSRYKYPPVWVKTTDLWKAMNTHDSVSGKTRGFVLVSKGYSSK; from the coding sequence ATGAAACCTTATGTAATCAAAACACTTAAAATCTCTATCAAAGCATTAATTTTAGGAGCATATATTACTGGCAGTAGCGTTCTTGCTCAGACTCTAACTTTGTCACCCAAATTGATTGGCTTTACCACACCTGAGGGTGAAAAGTTATTAGTTGAAAGTCGTTCTCGACAAGATTTTTTTCCTCTTAGCACCCAGTTTGTAACTCAAAATAATCAAGCTTATTGTGGGGTTGCCAGTATAGTAATGGTGCTGAATGGTCTAGGAATCCCTGCACCAGAAGCACCAGAGTATAAGCCCTACCACGTATTTACTCAAGAAAACTTTTTTAGTAACCCAGCAACGCGAAAAGTCATCACTCCTGAAGTTGTTTCTCGGATGGGAATGACGCTAGATCAGATGGGGCAGCTATTAGCAAGCTATGGTGTTAAAGTGCAAGTTTATCATGCTGCAAATACAAACTTAGAAAATTTTCGCAAACAAGTAGCGGAAAATTTAAAACAGCCTGGAAATTTTGTACTGGTTAACTATTTACGGAAAGAAATAGGACAAGAAAAAGGCGGGCACATTTCGCCGTTAGCTGCTTACAATGAACAAACAGATAGATTCTTGATTCTGGACGTTTCCCGTTACAAATATCCACCAGTTTGGGTAAAGACAACAGATTTATGGAAGGCTATGAACACTCATGATTCGGTATCTGGTAAAACACGGGGATTTGTTTTGGTAAGTAAAGGCTACTCATCGAAATAA
- the mtnB gene encoding methylthioribulose 1-phosphate dehydratase, with the protein MNSPTLTDARLELIAAARHFYQQGWMVGTAGNLSVRLPDGSFWITASGKSKGELATSDFVRIHPHGRVEQSSSDSKPSAETAIHQSIYNLFPEAMSCYHVHSVEANLVSRFVQGDTLPLPPLEMLKGLGVWEENPRCVMPVFANHLQVPRIAAEIEAKFSKIPPQVPALLIRDHGVTVWASSPTNARNYIELVEYIFRYIVAARRVGLLEEGESGGGGENNSKFKIQN; encoded by the coding sequence ATGAACAGCCCAACCCTAACTGATGCCCGTCTTGAGTTAATAGCTGCTGCCCGTCACTTTTACCAACAGGGTTGGATGGTAGGAACCGCCGGTAATCTTTCGGTACGTTTACCTGATGGTAGCTTCTGGATTACAGCCAGTGGAAAGTCGAAAGGTGAATTAGCAACCAGCGATTTTGTTCGCATTCACCCTCATGGACGGGTAGAACAATCTAGCAGTGACTCAAAGCCCTCTGCTGAAACTGCCATTCACCAGAGTATCTATAATCTCTTTCCGGAAGCGATGAGTTGCTACCACGTACACTCAGTGGAAGCAAATTTGGTTTCTCGGTTCGTACAGGGAGATACCCTACCCTTACCACCACTAGAAATGCTCAAAGGACTGGGAGTGTGGGAAGAAAATCCCCGTTGTGTTATGCCTGTTTTCGCCAACCATTTACAAGTTCCGCGCATTGCAGCTGAGATAGAAGCAAAATTTAGTAAAATTCCTCCGCAAGTACCAGCCCTACTCATCCGCGATCACGGTGTTACTGTTTGGGCATCTTCCCCCACAAATGCTCGTAACTACATTGAGTTGGTAGAGTATATTTTCCGTTACATAGTTGCAGCCCGACGGGTAGGGCTGTTGGAGGAGGGAGAGAGTGGGGGAGGGGGAGAAAATAATTCAAAATTCAAAATTCAAAATTAA
- a CDS encoding FAD-dependent oxidoreductase: MSTLTEEILSQLPGDVLGGLRRSDRILASIREGEAPIPTVVKQSQHDHGVVDWDVLICGGTLGILIGCALAVQGVRVALMERGTLRGREQEWNISRRELQVFLNLSLLTDAELEKAIATKYNPARVSFGNGPEIWVEDVLNIGVDPVYLLETLKQRFLAAGGKLFENTPFVEAVVHPDGVVVNNQFKARLLIDAMGHISPITQQARQGKKPDALCLVVGTCAQGFPENHTGDLILSFTPIQNQCQYFWEAFPARDGRTTYMFTYMDANPQRPGLEALFEDYLHLMPTYQSVELSQLTFQRALFGFFPSYRQSPLQTPWNRILPIGDSSGSQSPLSFGGFGAMVRHLQRLTQGIYEALQTNQLSAKALALLQPYQPSLSVTWLFQKAMSVDVNQNIAPDQINQLLSAVFGEMQQLGEPVLKPFLQDVVQFSALTQTLLKTNFAHPEIAIKIIPQVGLAALLDWMMHYGNLGIYSALFQLSKILEPWDKNLPSVTKYYWYRWVDAWKYGSGGDYFDE, from the coding sequence ATGTCTACTCTCACTGAAGAAATTCTGTCGCAATTACCAGGGGATGTTTTAGGGGGATTGCGTCGTAGCGATCGCATATTAGCATCCATTCGAGAAGGTGAAGCACCAATACCGACGGTAGTCAAACAAAGCCAGCACGATCATGGTGTTGTAGATTGGGATGTTTTAATCTGCGGTGGAACTTTGGGTATTTTAATTGGTTGTGCCTTAGCAGTGCAAGGAGTCCGGGTGGCGTTAATGGAACGGGGTACTTTGCGGGGAAGGGAACAAGAGTGGAATATTTCCCGCAGAGAATTACAAGTGTTCTTAAATTTATCTTTATTAACAGATGCAGAATTGGAAAAAGCGATCGCCACAAAATATAATCCAGCCAGAGTCAGCTTTGGCAACGGGCCAGAAATTTGGGTAGAAGATGTATTGAATATTGGTGTAGATCCAGTGTATTTACTGGAAACTTTGAAACAGCGATTTCTTGCTGCTGGCGGAAAGCTATTTGAAAACACACCTTTTGTAGAAGCGGTAGTTCACCCAGATGGAGTAGTGGTAAACAACCAATTCAAAGCCAGGTTATTAATTGATGCAATGGGACACATTTCTCCCATCACACAGCAAGCACGACAAGGAAAAAAGCCAGATGCGCTGTGCTTAGTTGTTGGTACTTGCGCTCAAGGTTTTCCAGAAAACCATACTGGCGATTTAATATTATCTTTTACACCCATTCAAAACCAGTGCCAATATTTCTGGGAAGCATTTCCAGCCAGGGATGGCAGAACAACTTATATGTTTACCTACATGGATGCAAATCCACAACGTCCAGGTTTAGAAGCTTTGTTTGAGGATTATCTGCACTTGATGCCAACATATCAGAGTGTAGAATTGAGTCAGTTGACATTTCAACGAGCACTATTTGGTTTCTTTCCCTCCTATCGCCAAAGTCCACTGCAAACTCCTTGGAATCGCATCTTGCCAATTGGAGATAGTAGCGGTAGTCAATCTCCCCTCAGTTTTGGAGGTTTTGGTGCAATGGTGCGTCACTTGCAGCGTTTAACCCAAGGCATTTATGAAGCACTGCAAACAAATCAATTATCTGCCAAAGCGCTAGCACTACTGCAACCATATCAACCAAGCTTGAGTGTTACTTGGCTATTTCAAAAAGCGATGAGTGTTGATGTAAATCAAAATATTGCTCCCGATCAAATTAACCAATTGCTATCAGCCGTATTTGGAGAAATGCAACAATTAGGAGAACCAGTACTCAAGCCATTTTTGCAAGATGTAGTACAGTTTTCGGCACTGACACAAACACTGCTAAAAACAAATTTTGCACATCCAGAGATAGCGATCAAAATAATTCCACAAGTAGGTTTAGCAGCCTTATTAGATTGGATGATGCATTACGGAAATTTAGGGATTTATTCTGCATTGTTTCAGCTAAGTAAAATTTTAGAACCGTGGGATAAAAATTTACCCAGTGTTACCAAATACTATTGGTATCGCTGGGTTGATGCTTGGAAATATGGTTCTGGTGGTGATTATTTCGATGAGTAG
- a CDS encoding HAD-IB family phosphatase: MKRIIFCDFDGTITVSETFVAVLKHFAPQLSAQLIPQMYARQLTLREGVRRILESIPSSRYSEILEFTQQEPIRLGFTELLDFLEAKQVPLVVVSGGLRGMVEVVLGDLIQRLHAVHAVDADTSGEYLQVNSEFEGGTELVAKVQVMEKYLADETIAIGDSLTDLNMALATPMVFARDRLAQYLTEHQKPYIPWNNFLEIRDYLAKLWK; the protein is encoded by the coding sequence ATGAAGCGAATCATTTTTTGCGACTTTGACGGCACTATTACGGTTTCCGAAACCTTTGTGGCGGTACTGAAGCATTTTGCACCGCAGCTTTCCGCCCAACTGATACCCCAAATGTACGCACGGCAACTGACGCTGCGCGAGGGAGTTCGGCGAATTTTGGAATCAATTCCATCCTCTCGCTACTCGGAAATTTTGGAGTTTACTCAACAAGAACCAATTCGTTTGGGGTTCACAGAACTGTTGGATTTCTTGGAAGCAAAGCAAGTACCTTTAGTGGTAGTTTCTGGTGGACTGCGGGGTATGGTAGAAGTTGTTTTGGGCGATCTAATACAGCGCCTTCATGCCGTTCATGCCGTCGATGCCGATACCAGCGGTGAGTACTTGCAGGTAAATTCAGAGTTTGAAGGTGGAACAGAACTAGTTGCCAAAGTGCAGGTGATGGAAAAGTATCTAGCAGATGAGACAATTGCTATTGGTGACTCGCTTACTGACCTGAATATGGCGTTGGCAACACCGATGGTATTTGCCCGCGATCGCTTAGCGCAATATTTGACAGAACATCAAAAACCTTACATTCCGTGGAACAATTTTTTAGAAATACGTGACTACCTAGCGAAATTGTGGAAGTGA
- a CDS encoding chloride channel protein, with translation MSPALLTPWIRTVWQPRRGLAIAEACIIGLVAAFSAVFLKFGSGWLGTWRVHSSHVLPAWLFLPTVGLCFGFLAGLLVERLAPEAAGSGIPQVKASLANVPVKLSWRVAVVKLFSAIIALGSGITLGRQGPTVQVGAALAGGMSRLVPTSPDHRRQMIAAGAGAGLAAAFNAPIAGVLFVVEELLQDLSELTLGTAIIASFIGGVVSRLLGGRSLLLNLELTKSSSSFSIPEIPFFLVLGVLAGLLAALFNQGLIKSIKLYRRLHISLPLRVALAGFISGVVVAILPNDFRNNTGLRESVIAGGADASLAALAFLAQFILTLVAFGSGAPGGLFAPSLILGSCLGYIVGVCEVQLFGFGSTTTYALAGMGAFFSAVSKVPITAIVIVFEMTTDFNLVLPLMIGSVTSYLVADKLMPGSLYTKLLQLNGIDIKEKPASVEGVLTQLTARDVMQRRVETLDAEMSVEEVVQAFSRSHHRGFPVVEENKLIGIVTQSDLLKIHDRNLAKDTPLREIMTPQPVTVTPRHNLANVLYLLNRHQISRLPVVEGRRLIGIITRADIIRAEADRLNCENREHGPQPEPSYVVYQTRSPSTGRGRLLVPVANPETAAILLQMAAAIARDRHYEIECLQVIIVSRQSSPAETPVRTAKSRRLLRNAEVLGKKWKIPVHTQIRVAHDIAHAVLETIKERHIDLILMGWKGNTSTPGRIFGDVVDTVIRQATCEMVLVKLGNSQESIVNSQKSPLLPLFPTPPLSHSLTPPLLHSPTPLPPPQFNRWLVLMAGGPNARAAIKLLPALVTLGNDPKIRLTRVFKPSELEPDMRVLQEAIRTLMRRRNLSSTVVAAPVQADSVIEGVINLVKTERYDVVVLGASRESMLQQAVKGNIPEAIASGVDSTVILVRGAINN, from the coding sequence ATGTCTCCCGCTTTGCTGACTCCGTGGATTCGCACAGTCTGGCAGCCGAGAAGAGGTTTAGCGATCGCAGAAGCTTGTATCATCGGTCTAGTCGCTGCCTTCTCTGCTGTATTCTTGAAATTTGGGTCGGGATGGCTAGGGACATGGCGAGTTCATAGTTCCCACGTTTTACCAGCGTGGCTATTCCTACCAACAGTTGGTTTGTGCTTTGGTTTTCTAGCTGGGTTATTGGTGGAGAGGTTAGCGCCAGAAGCAGCTGGTAGTGGTATCCCCCAAGTTAAAGCCTCTCTTGCAAATGTACCAGTTAAACTTTCCTGGCGAGTGGCAGTTGTGAAGTTATTCAGTGCCATCATCGCCTTGGGTTCAGGCATAACTTTAGGGAGACAAGGCCCTACCGTCCAAGTCGGCGCAGCTTTAGCAGGGGGGATGAGTCGCTTGGTTCCTACCTCCCCAGACCATCGCCGCCAGATGATCGCAGCCGGTGCGGGTGCTGGTTTGGCAGCAGCTTTTAATGCCCCCATTGCTGGTGTATTGTTTGTTGTCGAAGAGTTACTTCAAGATTTATCAGAACTGACATTAGGAACCGCCATTATCGCCTCGTTTATTGGTGGAGTCGTCTCGCGTTTGTTGGGTGGTCGCAGTTTGCTACTTAACTTGGAATTGACCAAATCCTCTAGCAGCTTCTCCATTCCGGAAATTCCCTTTTTCCTAGTTTTGGGCGTTTTAGCAGGGTTACTGGCGGCATTATTTAATCAAGGATTGATTAAAAGTATCAAGTTATATCGTCGTTTACACATCAGCTTGCCGCTGCGGGTAGCTTTGGCAGGATTTATCTCTGGTGTTGTAGTTGCAATTTTACCTAATGATTTCCGGAATAATACGGGGTTACGGGAATCTGTAATCGCAGGAGGGGCGGATGCATCCTTGGCTGCACTTGCTTTTTTAGCTCAGTTTATTCTCACCTTAGTAGCATTTGGTTCAGGAGCGCCAGGAGGTTTATTTGCTCCCAGTTTGATTTTAGGTTCCTGCTTAGGATACATCGTGGGTGTGTGCGAAGTCCAATTGTTTGGATTCGGTTCGACCACTACCTACGCTTTAGCAGGTATGGGAGCATTTTTTAGCGCCGTCTCGAAAGTGCCAATTACAGCGATAGTGATTGTATTTGAGATGACAACAGATTTCAATCTGGTGTTACCTTTAATGATTGGCTCTGTCACATCTTACTTGGTTGCCGACAAGCTCATGCCAGGATCGTTGTATACCAAGCTTTTACAATTAAATGGCATTGATATCAAGGAAAAACCAGCCTCTGTCGAAGGTGTATTGACACAGTTAACCGCAAGAGACGTAATGCAGCGACGGGTAGAAACACTGGATGCAGAGATGTCTGTGGAAGAAGTTGTACAGGCTTTCTCTCGCTCCCACCATCGGGGTTTTCCCGTAGTAGAAGAAAATAAACTAATAGGAATTGTGACACAAAGTGATTTACTAAAAATTCACGATCGCAATTTAGCTAAAGATACTCCCCTACGGGAAATCATGACACCCCAGCCAGTGACGGTTACACCCAGACACAACTTGGCTAACGTGCTGTATTTATTGAATCGTCATCAAATCAGCCGCTTGCCAGTGGTAGAAGGGCGAAGATTAATAGGGATAATTACCCGTGCTGATATTATCCGGGCAGAAGCAGACCGTCTTAACTGCGAAAATAGAGAACACGGGCCACAACCGGAACCTTCCTACGTGGTTTATCAAACGCGATCGCCCAGCACTGGCAGAGGTAGATTGTTAGTACCGGTGGCAAACCCCGAAACAGCGGCAATACTGCTACAAATGGCAGCAGCAATTGCCCGCGATCGCCACTACGAAATCGAGTGTTTGCAAGTGATAATTGTTTCTCGCCAGAGTTCCCCTGCCGAAACACCAGTCAGGACGGCAAAAAGTCGGCGGTTACTGCGAAATGCCGAAGTTTTAGGTAAAAAATGGAAAATACCAGTACATACACAGATACGAGTTGCCCACGATATCGCCCATGCAGTTTTAGAGACAATCAAAGAAAGACACATCGATCTGATTTTGATGGGGTGGAAGGGAAACACTTCCACCCCTGGTCGTATTTTTGGTGACGTAGTAGACACCGTTATTCGCCAAGCTACTTGTGAAATGGTGCTGGTGAAATTAGGTAATAGTCAAGAGTCAATAGTCAATAGTCAAAAGTCTCCTCTACTCCCTCTCTTTCCAACTCCCCCACTCTCCCACTCCCTCACTCCGCCACTCCTTCACTCCCCCACTCCTCTCCCCCCTCCCCAATTTAACCGCTGGCTAGTACTAATGGCTGGTGGCCCCAATGCCAGAGCAGCGATAAAATTGTTACCTGCTTTGGTGACATTAGGAAATGACCCCAAAATTCGCCTAACTCGCGTGTTTAAACCATCGGAATTAGAACCAGACATGAGAGTTTTACAAGAAGCGATCCGGACGCTAATGCGTCGTCGCAACTTGTCCAGCACTGTTGTAGCTGCGCCTGTGCAAGCAGATTCAGTGATCGAAGGAGTGATTAACCTGGTAAAAACCGAACGTTATGATGTAGTCGTTCTCGGTGCTTCCCGAGAGAGTATGCTACAACAAGCAGTGAAAGGCAATATACCTGAGGCGATCGCATCTGGTGTGGATAGTACGGTGATTTTGGTGAGGGGAGCGATTAATAATTAA